The stretch of DNA CCCGATTTGAgggagctccttctgcttttgggtggaggtgggcaagatgGTTTGCGAGGCTGCAGCGGCCGCTGTCCCGGGCACGAAGCGTCGCTCTCTCCTGGCAGTTTGGGGGCATCCTTTGGTTTGGCCACGTGCGGTcgaagcctttcctgaaaggtgACACCAGGTTGTGGCTCGCTGTTGCCTGGACAAGCGCTCACGCCCCCGCGCGCTCAGGCTTCGCGCgggcccaggccagcgctctgcttcgGCCGCGCGACGAGGGCAGAAGGGCTTCCCTCAGGACGGAGCCTGCTTGCACACgaccttcctgcctgtgcccacgcCAGCACCCTGCGCTAGCTCAGCTCCGAGCCGGCTAGTACTTTTGCCGCCACAGTGCCcggcccaccagcacagccctctcctcctcctccgcgctgACCGCCTCCCCGAGATGCAGCAAGTCAagccccagccctcggcaccgTGCCGCTGACAGGTGTCCGCCAGCACTCCGCTTTGCCTaccttttcttgcctggccattttctctgcctccagcttgagcCTGGTCAGATACTGCCTGTACTCGTTGAACTCCTTCAGAGTGCAAACCACCTATGGAGAGACGAGGGGAGAAATCACCCGAGCACTGTCAAGCCAGCTacgcagcctgccttccccgaaAGAGCCCGAACCcagcgggaggggagctgctgctgtgcgtacgccgcctctgtgctcagggaaccCCGCGCGGAGGGAACcgtttttcccagcccagcgacGCCCAAACCTACTTTGCCGTCGCTGGTGACGTAAccctctttcttcagcctccGGAGGTTGTCTTTGCGTTTGTAGTAGGCCTGCAGATGCGGGTCATGGAGGCTGTTGTACTCTGTGCTCGTTAGGCGACAGTAGGGATCGCCCAGGTCAAAATAGCCTGAGGGCCGgtgaagctgtaagagagatggtccagagtatgaatggggcaggagagagcagcagggaccaatgCGCTTGCGAGCTCCTCACGCACGCAGGATGGCCTTTTCAAACCTCCCCGCTACAGGCTAATTGCTGGCCTACgtcccagccagaggaaagacctctctacttcagagactctccagcggagaagaaaccaaccctgtgcccacatcctctctctggtgcctatcgactgctgctgtgggaacacaaggAGCTGATTACGGCAGGGGTGCGAGGGTTGCGCCCGGTCCTGCACCTGTAAGGAGCTAAGCTGAAATGTCGCCTACAGCCACGTCTCGCCCTCTGGCAAttcactctgcttgcaaaaagggattgcgctccccagaggtgccaagcggtccttgtggaaaggcaaaggtggttggaagacctgacaccaacactcttctccagccagctctgggcagcctggagcaccgctatgggcaagtcctcctttctctgggcaccacggagccaggagcttccctcgactccccagccctgtgcgatggaagggctgcagctcccgctgcagagcGGGTGGCCGCAAGAACTTCTCTGCGTGACGGGGACCCCGTCCAAGAAGAGAGCTTGTCTAGCCCTCTctacttcctttaccttttcccccagctttgccctgctgaagacaggcttggAGCCGGGCACCACAGGGATCTTGACCCCGAGGGggaggtccagcagctcaggctccatcagcccagtagctccttctcccagtgctgtcttctgtgcccgACCTAGGAAGACAAGAGACACTCAGGCGCTAGCTCAAGAAGCTCCTGCACGGCAGTTGCAAGGAAGGGCACGTGCCCAGGCCCCAGAGCAGGCCCCCCGCCATGTCCCAGGCTCCCCGGCTGAGCCCTCTCCATCGGCCCGCtgctcacctctctcctctttcccagcgcaCTCAGCAGTGCGTCCGCCTTTCGGACGCCAGCAGTGAGacagtgctccacagctccttccaaaagctcctcaggagctgcGACCCTGTGCTGACTCCTCTTGCTCGAGAGGCACCCAGCTGCGGTCACGTCAGCCGGTCTCGCAGCGAGCAGCTATATAGAGCAGTTGCACATTGTTGCATCATCGTGTTGCCGCATTGTCacatcactgtgctgctggccgCCGCCCGGCTGCAGTCCACCGGCCCGTGTGGGGGGCCTGCCTGGAGGCCCCTTTGGACAGGCCCGTGGGCCCCCCGCTCTTGCTGACCCGGCTTTGAGAGCTCATCTCCACAGCCCCTTCGCACCGCAACTCTTGTGTGGTTCGGTGAAGCAAAGCGGGCATCCTTGCCAAGCGGGAAGAAACGCAAGGAACTGCCACACCAAAGGCGCTCGGCTCTGGCTCGGGtttacccccttttccttttcagacctctcccctgtcccgggAAAAGCAGCCTCAAGTCGGGGACTTGCACTGAATTGGATTTTCGGCCCATCGCTCTCAACATCTacgtgcgctgatctgcgctgtgctcctgtctgggcagggggcttgggacccgccggagggacgggctgtctggaaagccgtgggcccgtggaggggagggcgtcctcagcgggacagctcccctttccgtcacgtggcgtgggcggttttgcaacgcgccttccccagttcagctcaggggtcagcgcaggccccggttgacagatccgctctagtacggagtcaatgatccgacttgcagtggtccttatagccaaagtcggggctaaggctgttggctttggcttcgtttccctctctaacttcttctccgccactccaagaacctcagggcccgtggttctggcatatgcaggctgttctgcatggcgctgctgatctctggagacggcgtttgggacgctcttcctggcagtcgtgcgactcggtcgcgagacatcagcagcgcttgtatttggcagtggttgtaaggcaggacgctttgctaccttgcttgcttccaggctctgctgttcagctggaaagcaccgggatgcctgagagctggagcagacccCAGGCCATGCAtctgccgggctctgcctgtaagaagccaggcaaggcacagcagaatACCCTGCGCAACAGAAGTCAGGgagtcagaaaagtgaaaggaactggTTAAACTAGCAGCCCCTTGAAAGTTTTGTCAGTTGTCTGCAgtccaatcattttaaaaagaaagcctatttcATACCCGTTGTTTGTTGGGATTTCAGTCAAGCTTACGGAAAGGATCTGATGGCTACCCATCAGCTGGGATAGCCTGCGTGTTACGAGCGTGGCGACAtccctgcaaagaaatccactgaagttcacagcggcaaacttcaggagctcagcgagggcgggaggaaggaggtctCTGCCGAAAGGCTCGGCAGGGGCCgatgtgcagaggtggcagaggaatgcagcgctgcctgcctccgTCCTCACAGCCAGCTTACTTGCCAACATGTTCTCCCCCAAATGTAACGTGGTTTTGCCATTCCAATCCAGGACAgggcatgaaaaagagaggaaaaaacccaccccacagaagaaaactaagaagagaatcaagagtgaccttgcagggctggagtggcagagggaagatgttttggctgctggtgttttctggtgctgacgtgactgagaagagggtccaatgggctggctgctcacagtgtCAGCCAAGCTGCTCGGGAGCAGATCTAGCTGCTTGCAGCGAgcgtctccctctctgcatgctgaccgtcttgccagggaacaggagggaactctggtttggccagccaggagagaaggactcctttagcctgggagagagaggggctggatggggaggtgtgggggtgtgggggtgcgcgccccctgccgccagcctgacctttatttccgtaagcctgttcaagtttaagccctgctggcagtggggccgccttcccctcgtgccacagatgaccgctgctgagcagttagtttgaatttccccttcaccgtcaactctttggcttgtctccttgtgggactgaaggcctcccttccccaggggatgctgcatgggagaccgtcaaaggccaaccaagcctgtggcacagcagggtggtgagttccccttagagaggggcttgctcccaccactccccttgggatgagccttggcacgggctgcttgaagatgagacagcttagggcagggaaaatgcccagacacagtatggcctggctcgaatgaagctaagcacaagcaagcacttgggagtaaactctttattgccagcacaaggctgcaaagtctgtgtttgctgcctgctggagctgcctaGGGGCttgtcccatcccactcggGGGCTTGGGGGGAGGTTAACTCTTTAATTGTCTGcgcggtaatcagaagtaacaacaattactttagaggttcaaaccagtcataaatttacttaaggCTCCACGGAACTACAAGAGAtggaggcttggcaaaagtcataacaatgctcaaaacttagcagaactatgaaaggtaagggtttagcaaaacttgtgacgATATTTCCCTAATGtgccgaaaattaagttagagacaaagagagtgacagagaggagaagaaagagagaaagaaaaaagagagagagataaagaaaaaagatgtcaccacccttggatgcagcaatgttctctgcttgtagttgTAGTCCAGGTGGACTgaacttattttttccctttttataacccgatgtgcccgccccatagatgggggtctgtcatcacttaCATGcgctcaggaatgttcagaaatgttctagaaatgagtgggtgggttgtgggggtcctgggggtctcactgccctCCCCTTTCAGGactgaccaagtgagtggtgatctttcacaggcacatggcgcacagggcacagatggtctttgtttacgtgtttcaggagtagaggagtggtctcacaagacgttttgctgcctccgcaggctccgttcttggtCAACACCCCCTGGTCATCagcagcccatccctgtccatgtcaagacgggtgtttgcgacatccacttgttatcagggccttacaccTCCCCGTGGCTCAAACAGACGTCTTGACTTCTTCTTGGAGGTCATCTTCTAGGGCGGTGATTCTCACATAGCGaacagaggggagaggagagaagaaaagaagaggtgGCACGAGTAATCATACAGCGAACAATAGCTCTGCCAATCGTTAAAAATATGAAACCGACAACTAATGTTAGTCCTATTTTCATTAACCATGCCCCCCTTCCCGTGAGTCCCCTGGATCGTAGGATGGATTGTAACCAAGAGTTCGGGGTCTCGCCATCAAACCAGTCTTTTGGTCGTATGGATTGAAAAAGTTCCGCCGTCTGGTCTGTTATCTCCTTCATTTTTGTTCGAGCCTCCTCTGTTGAGGTAGTAGCGTTGTGTGTGGTGATGCAGCATTCTCCGTTGGTGAGATTTAACACCGCACAAGCTCCTTGTTCTTTAAGCAATATCATATCCAGGGCTCGACGATTCTGAAGGGTCATCTTTGATACCTGTTGGACCTGTAAGTTTAAGTCCCCAAAAGCATATCGTGTCCAGTTACTTAAAAGATGTACCTGCCAGGTAATATTTTCTAGGACAAATTGGTGCCGTTTTAAGGTTACATAAGGGGTCAAACTATTCTCAACCATTAACGCAGTTAGTTGTCCAGCAGTATAGTAATTGGGAGTTTGGACTCCATTAATCGCCCAATCGGGACGAGCCTTTGGATTACTTCCCGCTTCTCTACGCGATTGCCGGGAAGGtactataaaattaaaaacacgaGATGAACACAAAGAAGGGATAGCTAATCCACACCTCAGGCCAGCATGATATTCCGGTGCTAAGTAAgagtaaaattttccattggAGCATCCCCATGCGGATCCCAACGGGGCTGGATATATGCTAGTTTTACAGGTATATTGATCCACATAATTTACAGCATGTAGAATAGGTTTGGTATTTAAGGGGTCCCTTGTAGGGGATAATGAGTAAAGGATACTCCACActgttcttgtttaaaaaaaattgcgaCTTCTGGGAAGAGTGATGTTACACGTTTTGTCGCTATTGCGCCATCCCTTTGAAGGATATCCCCAGCATGTGCACATATCTCGAATCAGAGTTCTGAGAGTATCAGTGAACCAAGTTTCAGGAGGATCTCCTGGTCCTGAATCACAAGTGATTGTCTTAGAACAATTAAAAAGGGGTTTTCAACTTCCCTGATAGGTGGATCAAATTTGGGCTCTATAAAAACTTCTCCCACTTTGTTCCCTGACCAAGCCCacatcaaattatttctatctCGAGAGGTTGTATGAGTCTTGTTCGGGAGTAGGATACACCATACTGGGTCCCATCGCGTAGAACAGTTTGTTGCATAGAAATCAGGTTTTGCCGATGGATCAAACAGAGGATCCCATGGATAATCGTAACAGGAGGTTTTCTTGGTGAATTTTTTGAAAGTGACATTTCCAGCAGGTATGTTCCCTTTGGCGCTAGCAAATAAGGAGTTTGATCCATCTATCGGAGAAGGAATAGAGATATTAAATGATGGTCTAGTAGCTTTACACACCACTGTTGAATATAGCTTTGcctttttggcttgttttggagGTTTACTCCAAACATCATATAGATCAGACCTTATCATTGGCTGTTGTCGAAAATACACCCAGTTATTCTTGACGGTCCAGCTGGGTGACAGGAATGTTACAGATGTGGCATTAGTCATATTAAAGATAAACGACAGGTTTACAGGTGACGTACACAAACCTTAAACCTTCTTCGGCTGATCTAGGTAAAGTAAGACACAGACCTTTATTTTGGTAACCCCACATTCTAACAA from Grus americana isolate bGruAme1 unplaced genomic scaffold, bGruAme1.mat scaffold_128, whole genome shotgun sequence encodes:
- the LOC129200439 gene encoding fibrous sheath-interacting protein 2-like; the protein is MEPELLDLPLGVKIPVVPGSKPVFSRAKLGEKLHRPSGYFDLGDPYCRLTSTEYNSLHDPHLQAYYKRKDNLRRLKKEGYVTSDGKVGLGVAGLGKTVPSARGSLSTEAAYAQQQLPSRWVRALSGKAGCVAGLTVLG